The proteins below are encoded in one region of Gopherus flavomarginatus isolate rGopFla2 chromosome 12, rGopFla2.mat.asm, whole genome shotgun sequence:
- the LOC127033322 gene encoding zinc finger protein 501-like isoform X1: protein MQENYETVTSLGFPIPKPELIALLERGEEPWVPDLQASEKKEVMQVTHTDSDSCLDSLLTGDETLSENKEVNWQVEPERTFLRGAEGNFSQCLEQGEAWGNRSGSERQLGNQPRKKVDESIQGGGGCTDPKETTTEQTNPKDKKPYKCLDCGKSFSVRTNLITHWKNHTGEKPYKCLDCGKSFRQSSHLITHQRLHTGERPYKCLECGKSFNVRSALIAHQRTHTGEKPYKCLDCGKSFNVRSAVIRHQRIHTGEKPYKCLDCGKSFSQSSSLTKHRRTHTGERPYNCLMCGKSFSDSSSLIKHGRTHTGERPYKCLDCGKCFNLRSALLAHQRTHTGEKPHKCLDCGKSFSQSSNLVTHQRTHTGDKPYKCLHCGKRFNVSSAVITHQRIHTGEKPYKCLDCGKSFSHSSNLTKHQGIHEGERAYKWDMFQ, encoded by the exons atgcaggagaactatgagacggtgacctcgctgg GATTtcccattcccaaacctgagctgattGCCctgctggaacgaggggaagagccatgggtcccggATCTCCAGGCCTCTGAGAAAAAGGAGGTCATGCAAGTCACCCACACAG ACAGTGACtcctgtctggattctctcttaACAGGTGATGAGACCCTGAGTGAGAACAAGGAGGTGAATTGGCAGGTGGAACCAGAGAGGACCTTTTTGAGAGGAGCTGAAGGGAATTTTTCCCAGTGCTTGGAACAGGGAGAAGCCTGGGGAAATCGGAGTGGGTCAGAGAGGCAGCTGGGAAACCAGCCAAGGAAGAAGGTGGATGAATCCATTCAAGGTGGGGGAGGATGCACTGATCCCAAGGAAACCACCACCGAGCAAACAAATCCCAAGGACAAGAAACCCTACAAATGCctcgactgtgggaaaagcttcagtgtaAGAACCAACCTTATTACGCACTGGAAAAACCACACGGGAGAGAAGCCCTataaatgcttggactgtgggaaaagtttccgtcagagctcacaccttattacccatcagagactgcacactggagagagacCGTATAAATGCCTAGAGTGCGGGAAAAGTTTCAACGTGAGGTCGGCCCTTATTGCGCATCAGAGAACGCACacgggagagaaaccctataagtgcctggactgtgggaaaagcttcaatgtGAGATCAGCTGTTattagacatcagagaatccacacaggagagaaaccttataaatgcctggactgtgggaaaagcttcagtcagagctccAGCCTCACTAAACATCGGAGAACCCACACGGGTGAGCGACCCTATAACTGCCTCatgtgtgggaaaagttttagcGACAGCTCGTCCCTTATTAAACATGGGAGAacccacacgggagagagaccctataaatgcctgGACTGTGGGAAATGTTTCAATCTGCGATCAGCTCTTCTTGCACATCAAAGAACCCACACGGGAGAGAAGCCCCATAAAtgcctggactgtgggaaaagcttcagtcagagctcaaATCTTGTTACgcatcagagaacccacacagggGATAAACCCTATAAATGCCTCCACTGTGGGAAACGGTTTAACGTCAGTTCAGCCGTTATtacgcatcagagaatccacacgggagagaaaccctataaatgcctggactgtgggaaaagcttcagtcacagCTCAAACCTCACTAAACATCAGGGAATTCATGAGGGAGAGAGAGCCTATAAGTGGGACATGTTTCAATAG
- the TRIM41 gene encoding E3 ubiquitin-protein ligase TRIM41: protein MAAAGEGGSMGGGRPNAVETLQEEAVCAICLDYFTDPVSIGCGHNFCRVCITQLWGGEEEGEGQAEYEAVGDNVGMGGEEDDVDELDDDDNIEYNEEEEEGDGDGDDLAEEEDDMWSEEDEDTDLWDDPGEDDMWEDEVGDELFFEDDYDEEVMEEEDVEEEEEEPLPPPPPAAVATRPRHPPTFTCPQCRKTFPQRNFRPNLQLANMVHIIRQMHPHPQKLASPAAGTSASGRSGSVAGVAGGLEKRALCEKHQEPLKLFCEVDEQAICVVCRESRSHKHHSVVPLEEVVQDYKMKLQGHLDPLKKKLDAVLKQKSSEEEKITELKNKMKLEIKEFESDFELLHQFLIGEQVLLLHQLEERYEALLARQSSNISQLEEQGATLGRLIAEAEDKSRQDGLQLLKDIKDTFIRCESVKFQEPETVPVDVGKKYRNYFLQDVVMRKMEKVFRKVPQADVTLDPDTAHPHLSLSLDRRSVKLGERRQDLPDNPKRFDSDYCVLGSQGFSTGRHYWEVEVGGRRGWAVGAARETARRKEKTGGPYQKREIWCVGANGKKYQALTATEQTALPPGEKLRRFGVYLDYERGQLCFYNAENMAHIHTFNATFRERIFPFFRILAKGTRIKICT, encoded by the exons ATGGCGGCGGCTGGGGAAGGTGGCTCCATGGGGGGTGGGCGGCCCAACGCGGTGGAGACACTGCAGGAAGAGGCCGTCTGTGCCATCTGCCTTGACTACTTCACTGACCCTGTTTCCATTGGCTGCGGCCACAACTTTTGCCGTGTCTGCATCACTCAGCTCTGGGGAGGTGAGGAAGAGGGTGAGGGCCAGGCTGAGTACGAGGCCGTGGGGGACAATGTGGGGATGGGTGGTGAGGAGGACGACGTGGATGAGTTGGACGATGACGACAACATAGAGTAcaacgaggaggaagaggagggggatggggatggggatgatcTGGCCGAGGAGGAAGATGATATGTGGAGTGAGGAAGATGAGGACACTGACCTGTGGGATGACCCAGGGGAGGATGACATGTGGGAGGATGAGGTAGGAGATGAGCTCTTCTTCGAGGACGATTACGATGAGGAGGTGATGGAGGAAGAGGacgtggaggaggaggaagaagagccgCTGCCACCgcctcctccagcagcagtggcCACGCGACCTCGACACCCCCCAACCTTCACCTGTCCCCAGTGCCGCAAGACCTTTCCCCAGAGGAACTTCCGGCCCAACCTCCAGCTGGCCAATATGGTGCACATCATCCGACAGATGCACCCACACCCTCAGAAGCTCGCGTCACCGGCCGCTGGGACCTCGGCATCTGGGAGGTCTGGGAGTGTGGCAGGAGTGGCAGGGGGGTTGGAGAAAAGAGCCCTGTGTGAGAAACACCAGGAACCCCTCAAGCTCTTCTGTGAGGTGGACGAGCAGGCCATATGTGTGGTGTGCCGGGAGTCCCGGAGTCACAAGCACCACAGCGTTGTCCCGCTGGAGGAGGTTGTGCAGGATTACAAG ATGAAACTCCAGGGCCACCTGGATCCGCTGAAGAAGAAGCTGGATGCGGTTCTGAAACAGAAATCAAGCGAAGAGGAGAAAATTACTGAGCTGAAG aACAAGATGAAGCTGGAGATCAAGGAGTTTGAGTCGGACTTCGAGCTGCTGCACCAGTTCCTGATCGGGGagcaggtgctgctgctgcaccagcTGGAGGAGCGCTACGAGGCGCTGCTGGCCCGCCAGAGCAGCAACATCAgccagctggaggagcagggcgCCACCCTCGGGCGCCTCATTGCTGAGGCTGAGGACAAGAGCAGGCAGGATGGGCTGCAGCTGCTCAAG GACATCAAAGACACCTTCATCAG GTGCGAAAGCGTCAAATTCCAGGAGCCGGAGACGGTACCGGTAGACGTGGGGAAGAAATACCGCAATTACTTCCTGCAGGAcgtggtgatgaggaagatggaGAAGGTCTTCAGGAAAGTCCCTCAAG CTGACGTGACCCTGGACCCCGACACGGCCCATCCCCACCTGAGCTTGTCTCTGGATCGCCGGAGCGTGAAGCTGGGTGAACGTCGCCAGGACCTACCCGACAACCCCAAGCGCTTCGACTCCGACTACTGCGTGCTGggctctcagggcttcagcaCAGGGCGCCACtactgggaggtggaggtggggggccgGCGGGGCTGGGCGGTGGGGGCGGCCCGGGAGACGGCCCGGCGGAAGGAGAAAACGGGCGGCCCCTACCAGAAGCGGGAGATCTGGTGCGTGGGCGCCAACGGGAAGAAGTACCAGGCACTGACGGCCACGGAGCAGACAGCGCTGCCCCCCGGGGAGAAGCTCCGGCGCTTTGGGGTCTACCTGGACTACGAGCGGGGACAGCTGTGCTTCTACAACGCCGAGAACATGGCCCACATCCACACCTTCAATGCCACCTTCCGTGAGCGCATCTTCCCCTTCTTCCGCATCCTGGCCAAGGGCACACGCATCAAGATCTGCACCTGA
- the LOC127033322 gene encoding zinc finger protein 501-like isoform X2, producing the protein MQENYETVTSLGFPIPKPELIALLERGEEPWVPDLQASEKKEVMQVTHTGDETLSENKEVNWQVEPERTFLRGAEGNFSQCLEQGEAWGNRSGSERQLGNQPRKKVDESIQGGGGCTDPKETTTEQTNPKDKKPYKCLDCGKSFSVRTNLITHWKNHTGEKPYKCLDCGKSFRQSSHLITHQRLHTGERPYKCLECGKSFNVRSALIAHQRTHTGEKPYKCLDCGKSFNVRSAVIRHQRIHTGEKPYKCLDCGKSFSQSSSLTKHRRTHTGERPYNCLMCGKSFSDSSSLIKHGRTHTGERPYKCLDCGKCFNLRSALLAHQRTHTGEKPHKCLDCGKSFSQSSNLVTHQRTHTGDKPYKCLHCGKRFNVSSAVITHQRIHTGEKPYKCLDCGKSFSHSSNLTKHQGIHEGERAYKWDMFQ; encoded by the exons atgcaggagaactatgagacggtgacctcgctgg GATTtcccattcccaaacctgagctgattGCCctgctggaacgaggggaagagccatgggtcccggATCTCCAGGCCTCTGAGAAAAAGGAGGTCATGCAAGTCACCCACACAG GTGATGAGACCCTGAGTGAGAACAAGGAGGTGAATTGGCAGGTGGAACCAGAGAGGACCTTTTTGAGAGGAGCTGAAGGGAATTTTTCCCAGTGCTTGGAACAGGGAGAAGCCTGGGGAAATCGGAGTGGGTCAGAGAGGCAGCTGGGAAACCAGCCAAGGAAGAAGGTGGATGAATCCATTCAAGGTGGGGGAGGATGCACTGATCCCAAGGAAACCACCACCGAGCAAACAAATCCCAAGGACAAGAAACCCTACAAATGCctcgactgtgggaaaagcttcagtgtaAGAACCAACCTTATTACGCACTGGAAAAACCACACGGGAGAGAAGCCCTataaatgcttggactgtgggaaaagtttccgtcagagctcacaccttattacccatcagagactgcacactggagagagacCGTATAAATGCCTAGAGTGCGGGAAAAGTTTCAACGTGAGGTCGGCCCTTATTGCGCATCAGAGAACGCACacgggagagaaaccctataagtgcctggactgtgggaaaagcttcaatgtGAGATCAGCTGTTattagacatcagagaatccacacaggagagaaaccttataaatgcctggactgtgggaaaagcttcagtcagagctccAGCCTCACTAAACATCGGAGAACCCACACGGGTGAGCGACCCTATAACTGCCTCatgtgtgggaaaagttttagcGACAGCTCGTCCCTTATTAAACATGGGAGAacccacacgggagagagaccctataaatgcctgGACTGTGGGAAATGTTTCAATCTGCGATCAGCTCTTCTTGCACATCAAAGAACCCACACGGGAGAGAAGCCCCATAAAtgcctggactgtgggaaaagcttcagtcagagctcaaATCTTGTTACgcatcagagaacccacacagggGATAAACCCTATAAATGCCTCCACTGTGGGAAACGGTTTAACGTCAGTTCAGCCGTTATtacgcatcagagaatccacacgggagagaaaccctataaatgcctggactgtgggaaaagcttcagtcacagCTCAAACCTCACTAAACATCAGGGAATTCATGAGGGAGAGAGAGCCTATAAGTGGGACATGTTTCAATAG